Proteins from a genomic interval of Thamnophis elegans isolate rThaEle1 chromosome 2, rThaEle1.pri, whole genome shotgun sequence:
- the LOC116504653 gene encoding C-type lectin domain family 2 member D-like has protein sequence MAGGNRVEQAHPSNGYDRPSKGYSCVEIEETEMQNINEEQKQQHTSPNGNAGGHEEKPASSKYKMAVIGILIFIVILLIIILILVSHIMKNQNMQAVQTGTPVPLNYQKDAIKYLSLTCPLDWFAHQGYCYKVSEEEKNWFESQKSCNLQNSSLAKITEEEMHTIKMLAIEHGFWIGLRREPNQPWKWVDGENAKMEIVGNGGDCAFLARDLIAMSVRCITKHYYICKKNTPKTGSQPS, from the exons ATGGCAGGTGGTAATCGTGTTGAGCAGGCCCATCCTAGCAATGGATATGATCGTCCCAGCAAAGGATACAGTTGTGTAGAGATAGAAGAAACAG AAATGCAGAATATAAATGAGGAACAAAAGCAGCAGCACACTTCTCCCAATGGAAATGCAGGAGGACACGAGGAAAAACCAG CTTCCTCTAAATACAAAATGGCAGTCATTGGAATTCTCATTTTCATTGTCATCCTCCTGATCATCATTCTTATCCTCGTGTCACACATCATGAAAAATCAAAATATGCAGGCAGTTCAAACAG GAACACCAGTGCCATTAAACTACCAAAAGGATGCCATAAAATATCTATCTCTTACATGTCCACTTGACTGGTTTGCACATCAAGGATACTGCTACAAAGtgtcagaagaggaaaaaaactggtttgaaAGCCAGAAGTCCTGTAATTTGCAGAATTCTTCCCTGGCCAAAATTACAGAGGAGGAAATG CATACCATAAAGATGTTGGCAATAGAACACGGCTTTTGGATCGGCCTCAGGAGAGAACCGAATCAACCCTGGAAGTGGGTAGATGGAGAAAATGCAAA GATGGAAATCGTGGGAAATGGAGGCGATTGTGCATTTTTGGCCAGAGATCTCATAGCCATGTCAGTGAGATGCATCACTAAGCACTACTACATATGCAAAAAAAATACCCCTAAGactgggtctcaaccttcctaa